The Chryseobacterium nakagawai genome has a segment encoding these proteins:
- a CDS encoding HAL/PAL/TAL family ammonia-lyase: MKINNFLELKDFQKIIIENEKIELDESLLSRVNASFQFLKEFSKNKVIYGVNTGFGPMAQFKISDEDTHQLQYNLIRSHSSGIGNPLPAQEVKACMLARMNTLSLGNSGVHESVIYLLQELINRDITPLIFEHGGVGASGDLVQLAHLALVLIGEGEVFYKGERKLTKEVFEIEDLKPIQVEIREGLALMNGTSVMSGIGIVNAYKANQLTDISIKLSCAINEIVQAYDDHFSETLNGTKRHYGQQKVAERMRAHLADSKLIRKRADHLYTHFEEQEKVFKEKVQEYYSLRCVPQILGPVLDTLEYTEKVLENEINSANDNPIINVEDQHVYHGGNFHGDYISLEMDKLKIVVTKLTMLAERQLNYLLNAKINEILPPFVNLGKLGFNFGMQGVQFTATSTTAENQMLSNPMYVHSIPNNNDNQDIVSMGTNAAVICRKVIENAFEVLAIEAITIVQAIEYLGFQNEVSSSTKELYDAIRKIIPAFSDDMVMYPYLEEVKKYLKTM, encoded by the coding sequence ATGAAAATAAATAACTTTTTAGAACTGAAAGACTTTCAAAAAATTATCATTGAAAATGAAAAAATAGAACTGGATGAATCACTTTTGTCAAGAGTGAATGCAAGTTTTCAGTTTTTAAAGGAATTTTCAAAAAATAAAGTAATATACGGAGTGAATACCGGTTTTGGGCCAATGGCACAATTCAAGATCAGTGATGAGGATACTCACCAGCTTCAGTATAACCTGATAAGAAGCCACTCTTCCGGAATCGGAAATCCTTTGCCTGCCCAGGAAGTAAAAGCTTGTATGCTGGCCAGAATGAATACTTTATCATTAGGAAATTCAGGAGTGCATGAATCTGTTATTTATCTTCTTCAGGAATTGATCAACAGAGATATTACCCCCTTAATTTTTGAACATGGAGGAGTAGGAGCAAGTGGAGACCTTGTTCAACTGGCTCATCTTGCTTTGGTGCTGATAGGGGAAGGAGAAGTTTTCTATAAAGGAGAAAGAAAACTGACCAAAGAGGTTTTTGAAATCGAAGATCTGAAACCAATTCAGGTGGAGATCCGTGAAGGGCTTGCCTTGATGAACGGAACTTCCGTAATGTCAGGAATTGGTATTGTAAATGCTTATAAAGCGAATCAGCTGACAGATATTTCCATTAAGCTTTCCTGTGCCATCAATGAAATTGTTCAGGCTTATGACGATCATTTTTCAGAAACCTTAAATGGTACAAAAAGACACTACGGTCAGCAAAAAGTTGCCGAGAGAATGCGTGCGCATCTTGCTGATAGTAAACTGATCAGAAAAAGAGCAGACCATTTATATACCCACTTTGAAGAACAGGAAAAAGTATTCAAAGAAAAAGTTCAGGAATATTATTCTTTAAGATGTGTTCCTCAGATTTTAGGTCCGGTATTAGATACATTGGAGTATACAGAGAAGGTTCTTGAAAATGAAATAAACTCTGCGAATGATAACCCGATCATTAATGTTGAAGATCAACATGTTTACCACGGTGGAAATTTCCACGGAGATTATATCTCTTTGGAAATGGACAAGCTGAAAATTGTAGTAACAAAGCTTACCATGCTTGCAGAAAGACAGTTAAACTATCTTTTAAATGCGAAAATCAACGAAATTTTGCCACCTTTTGTAAATTTAGGTAAATTAGGGTTCAATTTCGGCATGCAGGGAGTACAGTTTACAGCGACTTCCACTACAGCAGAAAATCAAATGTTGTCTAATCCTATGTATGTTCACAGTATTCCGAATAATAATGACAATCAGGATATCGTAAGCATGGGAACCAACGCTGCCGTGATCTGTAGAAAGGTGATAGAAAATGCTTTTGAAGTATTGGCTATTGAAGCAATTACCATTGTTCAGGCTATTGAATATCTTGGTTTTCAGAATGAAGTTTCATCGTCTACAAAAGAGTTGTATGATGCGATCAGAAAAATAATTCCTGCTTTCTCAGATGATATGGTGATGTATCCGTATCTGGAGGAAGTAAAGAAATATTTAAAGACAATGTAA
- a CDS encoding NAD(P)/FAD-dependent oxidoreductase, giving the protein MSKEFVDVLVIGAGPSGCVSSSYLKKNNVSVKVVEKTKFPRLVVGESLIPRVMDHFDEVGLFPALDKMGFEKKLGARFLRGDEVCIFDFSNKFGEGWDWTWQVPRADFDNTLAQEVINKGVDLEFETEVIDIRFEGTDSITTVRTKEGETKEIHAKFVIDSSGYGRVLPRLLDLEKPSKLSPHSAIFSHVKDLNREPGEEGTLISFDIIETEVWLWVIPFSNGNTSLGIVGPTEYIEKLSENGDTAEALRKAISLSDYYMKRFGDVEFLFEPRHLKDYSCSVKSLFGDGFALTGNASEFLDPVFSSGMAFATESGMLAAKLALRQLNGEKIDWQTEYTDYILYGVDVFTTYVKEWYTGNLQELFFHQPENPDVKKKICAVLAGYVWNKDNPFVKKHDTVIKNLANLIKLEKEQTQE; this is encoded by the coding sequence ATGAGCAAAGAATTTGTTGACGTTCTTGTAATCGGAGCCGGGCCTTCCGGATGCGTTTCTTCATCATACTTAAAGAAGAATAACGTCAGCGTAAAAGTTGTTGAAAAGACAAAATTCCCAAGACTGGTAGTCGGTGAAAGCTTAATTCCAAGGGTTATGGACCACTTTGATGAGGTCGGACTGTTCCCTGCTCTGGATAAAATGGGCTTTGAAAAAAAACTGGGAGCCCGTTTCCTTCGTGGTGACGAAGTCTGCATTTTTGATTTCAGCAATAAATTTGGAGAAGGCTGGGATTGGACCTGGCAGGTTCCGAGAGCTGATTTTGATAATACTTTAGCTCAGGAGGTAATTAATAAAGGGGTTGATCTAGAATTTGAAACGGAAGTGATCGACATCAGGTTTGAGGGAACAGATTCCATAACAACCGTACGAACTAAAGAGGGTGAAACTAAAGAAATCCACGCAAAATTTGTAATTGATTCAAGTGGTTACGGAAGAGTTTTACCCCGTTTGCTTGATCTTGAAAAGCCATCCAAACTATCTCCACACTCTGCTATTTTCTCCCATGTAAAAGATCTTAACAGAGAGCCAGGTGAAGAGGGTACTTTGATTTCTTTTGATATTATTGAAACCGAAGTATGGCTTTGGGTCATTCCTTTTTCTAACGGAAACACAAGTTTAGGAATTGTAGGACCTACCGAATATATTGAAAAACTATCTGAAAATGGGGATACTGCTGAAGCTTTAAGAAAAGCAATTTCCCTTTCTGATTATTATATGAAACGTTTTGGGGATGTAGAGTTTCTCTTTGAGCCAAGACACCTGAAAGATTATTCATGTTCTGTTAAAAGTCTATTCGGAGACGGATTTGCCTTAACCGGGAATGCTTCTGAATTCCTTGATCCTGTTTTTTCATCGGGAATGGCTTTCGCTACAGAATCAGGAATGCTTGCCGCTAAATTAGCCTTAAGACAGTTAAATGGTGAGAAAATCGACTGGCAAACAGAATACACAGATTATATTTTATACGGTGTAGATGTATTCACCACTTATGTAAAAGAATGGTATACCGGAAATCTTCAGGAATTATTCTTCCACCAACCGGAAAATCCGGATGTAAAGAAAAAGATTTGTGCGGTTCTCGCCGGATATGTCTGGAATAAAGACAATCCTTTTGTGAAGAAGCATGATACGGTGATTAAGAATCTTGCCAACCTCATCAAACTGGAAAAAGAACAAACTCAAGAATAA
- a CDS encoding phenylacetate--CoA ligase family protein: MEFHPFIEKSSTQEIKAFQEEKLQQLLAYLEGNSPFYQRLFKEKNINIGEIRTLEDLQKIPVTTKNDLQQNNHDFFCITPDKIVDYSTTSGTLGDPVTFGLSDGDLERLAYNEAISFACAGIQKGDVVQMITTIDKRFMAGLAYFLGLRKMGASVVRMGPGIPELQWDSIFRYKPKYLITVPSFLLKMIDYAEKHGLDYKNSSVYGAVCIGESIKNQDFTDNILSQKIKEKWNIKLFSTYASTEMSTAFTECEFQIGGHHHPELIITEILDEDENVVKEGESGELAITTLGVEAIPLLRFKTGDIVKAHYEPCQCGRNTMRLGPVIGRKQQMIKYKGTTLYPPAMNDILNDFNNILCYQIVIQANEIGLDEIIIKLSTDQENENFVNEVRDHFRAKLRVSPKIEIIDFEILSKTVFNPSSRKPITFIDLR, from the coding sequence TTGGAATTTCATCCGTTCATCGAAAAATCGAGTACTCAGGAAATAAAGGCGTTTCAGGAAGAAAAACTTCAGCAGCTTCTGGCTTATCTTGAAGGAAATTCACCTTTTTATCAGAGGTTGTTTAAGGAAAAAAATATCAATATTGGAGAAATCCGGACATTGGAAGATCTGCAAAAGATTCCTGTTACAACAAAGAATGATTTGCAGCAGAATAATCATGATTTTTTCTGTATTACGCCGGATAAGATTGTAGACTACAGCACGACTTCCGGAACGTTAGGAGATCCGGTAACCTTTGGATTGTCTGATGGAGACCTTGAAAGATTGGCTTACAATGAGGCCATATCCTTTGCCTGTGCCGGAATTCAGAAGGGAGATGTAGTACAGATGATCACTACGATTGATAAACGTTTCATGGCAGGGCTTGCTTATTTTTTAGGATTAAGAAAAATGGGTGCCAGTGTGGTCAGAATGGGCCCTGGAATTCCTGAATTACAATGGGATTCTATTTTCAGATACAAACCTAAATACCTGATTACAGTTCCTTCATTTTTATTGAAGATGATTGATTATGCTGAAAAACATGGTCTGGATTATAAAAATTCAAGTGTTTATGGAGCAGTATGTATCGGAGAGAGTATTAAAAATCAGGATTTTACAGATAATATTCTTTCCCAGAAGATCAAAGAGAAATGGAATATCAAACTTTTTTCTACTTATGCTTCTACAGAAATGAGCACCGCTTTTACAGAGTGTGAGTTTCAGATCGGAGGACACCATCACCCAGAGCTGATTATTACAGAAATTCTGGATGAAGATGAAAATGTAGTGAAAGAAGGCGAAAGTGGAGAGCTAGCCATCACTACTTTAGGAGTGGAAGCCATTCCTTTGCTAAGATTTAAAACCGGAGATATTGTAAAAGCCCATTATGAACCCTGTCAATGTGGAAGAAATACCATGCGATTGGGGCCTGTAATTGGAAGAAAACAGCAGATGATAAAGTATAAAGGAACAACCCTCTATCCACCTGCAATGAACGATATTCTGAATGATTTTAATAATATTCTCTGTTACCAGATCGTTATTCAGGCCAATGAGATCGGACTGGATGAAATCATCATCAAATTAAGTACAGATCAGGAAAATGAAAACTTTGTGAATGAGGTAAGAGACCATTTCCGTGCAAAATTAAGAGTAAGTCCGAAAATTGAAATCATCGATTTTGAAATTCTGTCTAAAACCGTTTTTAATCCAAGCAGCAGAAAGCCAATTACTTTTATTGATTTGAGATAA
- a CDS encoding M23 family metallopeptidase → MKIFSKLMAAICLITVIITQAQNNYPQNYFRNPLNIPMQLAANFGAVRTNHFHMGLDLRTNSQENLSVLAAADGYVSRIKVERYGFGNAIYITHPNGFTTVYAHLNKYFDKLDEYVKEKQYKDEKWEQDITFQPGQFPVTKGQLIALSGNTGGSAGPHLHFEIRDTKTEECLNPLLFGFNIPDSVAPIISGLYWYDRRFSTYEPGANGIAVKKIGNAYTADVVRVNSPMISFGIKAVDKANQGFNLGIYKAELLMDGKLIYGFSIDKVSYDDTRYLNGCIDYTKFIRDKVGIQHLSTLPGMKLANYSTSNLSGVINLQDQEIHTIEIILKDVKGNTSRLTTKVQLANTGNGISPSGKVVLPNEGKTLATENAEINFSKNAMYDAVNFSMYEKNSSDGNTISNTIVLQNPYIPVHDYYTLKIKPNRKLSKDEKDKVVVLFNYGSDKDAVKAKWNGDQAEAQFNRLGTAELILDNSLPSVSSGWKDGAVVSGSSLRLKGNTKVGDIVSFRAELDGKWLRFARVKNDFVYIFDEKCPKTSGEHSLKITTINTAGNINTQTFTFRR, encoded by the coding sequence ATGAAAATCTTCTCTAAACTGATGGCGGCTATCTGTTTGATTACTGTTATCATCACACAAGCCCAAAATAACTATCCTCAAAACTATTTCAGAAATCCACTGAACATTCCCATGCAGCTGGCCGCTAATTTTGGAGCGGTAAGAACCAATCATTTTCACATGGGATTGGATCTGAGGACGAACAGTCAGGAAAATTTATCTGTACTGGCTGCAGCAGACGGTTATGTAAGCAGAATAAAAGTGGAGCGTTATGGCTTTGGAAATGCCATATATATTACCCACCCGAATGGTTTTACAACAGTATATGCCCATTTGAATAAATATTTTGATAAGCTTGATGAATATGTGAAGGAGAAGCAGTACAAAGATGAAAAGTGGGAACAGGATATTACTTTCCAGCCGGGACAGTTTCCTGTTACGAAGGGTCAGCTCATTGCCCTGAGTGGAAATACCGGAGGTTCAGCGGGACCTCACCTACATTTTGAGATAAGAGATACCAAAACAGAAGAATGTCTTAATCCGTTGCTGTTTGGATTTAATATCCCGGATTCTGTAGCGCCTATTATCAGTGGATTGTATTGGTATGACCGCAGATTCAGTACGTATGAACCGGGAGCTAATGGAATTGCTGTTAAGAAAATAGGAAATGCTTATACAGCAGATGTTGTCAGAGTTAATTCGCCGATGATAAGTTTTGGAATTAAAGCAGTAGATAAAGCCAACCAGGGATTTAATCTGGGGATTTATAAAGCAGAATTATTGATGGATGGAAAACTGATCTACGGCTTTAGCATTGATAAAGTGAGTTATGATGATACCCGCTATCTGAATGGCTGTATAGATTATACCAAATTCATCAGAGATAAAGTAGGAATTCAGCATCTGTCTACATTGCCGGGAATGAAATTAGCTAATTATAGTACTTCCAATCTTTCAGGAGTCATCAATCTTCAGGATCAGGAAATTCACACTATTGAAATCATTTTAAAAGATGTAAAAGGAAATACCAGCAGGTTGACTACAAAGGTTCAGTTAGCTAATACAGGTAACGGAATTTCTCCTTCCGGGAAAGTGGTTTTGCCTAATGAAGGAAAAACGCTCGCTACTGAAAATGCAGAGATCAACTTCAGTAAAAATGCAATGTATGATGCCGTGAATTTTAGTATGTATGAAAAAAACAGTAGTGATGGAAATACCATTTCCAATACCATTGTTCTACAGAATCCATACATCCCGGTTCATGATTATTATACCTTGAAAATAAAACCCAACAGGAAATTATCCAAAGATGAAAAAGATAAAGTAGTGGTTTTGTTCAATTATGGAAGTGATAAGGATGCCGTAAAAGCAAAATGGAACGGCGACCAGGCAGAGGCACAGTTCAATAGATTAGGTACAGCAGAACTTATACTTGATAACAGTTTACCATCAGTTTCTTCAGGATGGAAAGATGGCGCTGTTGTAAGCGGAAGTTCTTTACGCTTAAAAGGAAATACAAAAGTTGGAGATATTGTTTCATTCCGGGCAGAACTGGATGGGAAATGGCTGCGATTTGCCCGTGTGAAAAATGATTTTGTCTATATCTTTGATGAAAAGTGTCCAAAAACTTCGGGAGAACATAGTTTAAAAATAACCACAATCAATACCGCGGGAAATATAAACACACAGACTTTTACATTCCGTAGATAA
- the ileS gene encoding isoleucine--tRNA ligase — MSQFKEYKNLNLIDVAENVAEFWKQNKTFNKSVEIRQGNPEFVFYEGPPSANGMPGIHHVMARALKDIFCRYQTQNGKQVFRKAGWDTHGLPVELGVEKELGITKEDIGKKISIEDYNKACREAVMRYTDVWNNLTEKIGYWVDLDDPYITYKSKYMETVWWLLKQLYDKSLLYKGYTIQPYSPKAGTGLSSHELNQPGTYRDVSDTTVVAQFKVKKDSSALFNDVDGDVHILAWTTTPWTLPSNTALTVGRDIEYVVVKTFNQYTFEPVTVVLSSVLLPKVFGKKYAEGTDEDFANYTPETKVIPFRILKEFTGEKLVDTRYEQLVPWFTPNDNPEDAFRVILGDFVTTEDGTGIVHTAPTFGADDARVAKMAQPEIPPMLVKDENDNLVPLVDLQGKFIQGENVPEVFSGKYIKNEYYDEGTAPEKSWDVELAILLKTENKAFKVEKYVHSYPHCWRTDKPVLYYPLDSWFVKMTAVKDRLVNLNKEINWKPKATGEGRFANWLENVNDWNLSRSRYWGIPLPIWRTEDTKEEKIIGSVEELYHEIEKSIAAGVMTENPFKGFIIGNMSESNYELVDLHKNVVDKVVLVSDSGKAMKRESDLIDVWFDSGSMPYAQLHYPFENKEMIDNNKAFPADFIAEGVDQTRGWFYTLHAIGTAVFDSVAYKNVMSNGLVLDKNGQKMSKRLGNAVDPFETLSVYGPDATRWYMISNANPWENLKFDIEGIDEVRRKFFGTLYNTYSFFSLYANVDGFNYSEKEVENRPEIDRWILSELNLLIKEVKAFYEDYEPTRVARAISTFVNDNLSNWYVRLCRRRFWKGDYSDDKISAYQTLYTCLEVVAKLSAPIAPFFMDQLYQDLNKVTGKENCESVHLTDFPIADESLIDQDLVEKTHLAQNITSMVFSLRKKENVKVRQPLQKVLVPVLDAKTEEQILAVADLIKQEVNVKELQLINAEEASHLIVKQIKPNFKALGPKLGKDMKVVGAEITNLTTEQIAALEKEGKLDVQGYEITLDDVEISTKDIPGWTVTSDGKTTVALDLTLTDELKSEGIAREFINRIQNLRKEKDFELTDRINISIEENSPFLEDIKKNEEYISSEVLSNKIEIVSSLSNFNEIEIDEVNFKINVEKN; from the coding sequence ATGAGCCAATTTAAAGAATACAAAAACCTCAACCTTATTGACGTAGCAGAGAATGTAGCGGAATTTTGGAAACAAAATAAAACTTTCAATAAGAGTGTTGAGATTCGTCAGGGAAATCCTGAGTTTGTTTTTTATGAAGGTCCACCTTCAGCAAACGGTATGCCTGGAATTCACCACGTAATGGCAAGAGCATTGAAGGATATTTTCTGCCGTTACCAGACTCAAAACGGGAAACAGGTTTTCCGTAAAGCAGGCTGGGATACGCATGGTCTTCCTGTGGAACTAGGTGTAGAAAAAGAATTAGGAATTACAAAAGAAGATATTGGCAAAAAAATCTCTATTGAAGATTATAATAAAGCTTGTCGTGAAGCTGTAATGCGTTATACCGATGTGTGGAATAACCTTACAGAGAAAATCGGATATTGGGTAGACCTTGATGATCCATACATTACGTACAAGTCAAAATATATGGAAACTGTTTGGTGGTTGTTGAAGCAATTATATGACAAAAGCTTGTTGTATAAAGGATATACGATCCAGCCTTACTCTCCAAAAGCTGGAACAGGACTTTCTTCTCACGAATTGAACCAGCCTGGAACGTATCGTGATGTTTCAGATACCACGGTTGTCGCTCAGTTTAAAGTAAAAAAAGATTCATCTGCTTTATTCAACGATGTTGACGGAGATGTACATATCCTTGCATGGACGACGACTCCTTGGACGTTGCCATCCAATACTGCATTAACTGTAGGTAGAGATATTGAATATGTTGTCGTTAAAACATTCAACCAATATACATTTGAACCTGTAACGGTTGTATTATCCAGTGTGCTTTTACCTAAAGTATTCGGTAAGAAATATGCTGAAGGTACAGATGAAGATTTTGCCAACTATACTCCGGAAACGAAAGTAATTCCGTTCAGAATTTTAAAAGAATTCACCGGAGAAAAACTTGTTGATACAAGATATGAGCAATTAGTTCCTTGGTTTACACCAAATGATAATCCTGAGGATGCTTTCAGAGTGATCTTAGGAGATTTCGTTACAACAGAAGATGGTACAGGTATCGTACACACAGCTCCTACTTTTGGTGCTGATGATGCGAGAGTCGCTAAAATGGCTCAGCCTGAGATTCCGCCAATGTTGGTAAAGGATGAGAACGACAACCTTGTTCCTTTGGTAGATTTACAGGGTAAATTCATCCAGGGAGAAAATGTTCCTGAAGTATTCTCAGGGAAGTATATCAAAAACGAATATTATGATGAAGGAACTGCGCCTGAGAAATCTTGGGATGTAGAGCTTGCGATCTTGTTGAAAACAGAGAACAAAGCCTTCAAAGTAGAAAAATATGTCCACTCTTATCCACACTGCTGGAGAACTGACAAACCGGTATTATACTATCCTTTGGATTCATGGTTTGTGAAGATGACCGCTGTAAAGGACAGATTGGTGAATCTGAACAAAGAAATCAACTGGAAGCCAAAAGCTACCGGAGAAGGACGTTTTGCCAACTGGTTGGAAAATGTAAATGACTGGAATTTATCCCGTTCAAGATACTGGGGTATTCCGTTGCCAATCTGGAGAACAGAGGATACAAAAGAAGAAAAGATCATCGGTTCTGTAGAAGAGCTTTACCATGAAATTGAGAAGTCAATTGCTGCAGGAGTGATGACTGAAAACCCATTCAAAGGTTTCATTATCGGCAACATGTCCGAATCCAACTATGAATTGGTTGATCTTCACAAAAATGTAGTAGATAAAGTTGTTTTGGTTTCCGATTCAGGAAAAGCAATGAAACGTGAAAGTGACCTGATCGATGTTTGGTTTGATTCAGGTTCTATGCCATATGCACAGCTGCACTATCCTTTCGAAAATAAAGAAATGATCGATAACAACAAGGCATTCCCTGCAGATTTCATCGCGGAAGGTGTTGACCAGACTCGTGGATGGTTCTATACTCTTCACGCAATCGGAACTGCTGTTTTTGACTCTGTTGCTTATAAAAATGTAATGAGTAATGGTCTTGTTTTGGATAAAAACGGACAGAAAATGTCTAAACGTTTAGGAAATGCAGTAGATCCGTTTGAAACCCTTTCCGTATACGGACCGGACGCTACCCGTTGGTATATGATTTCCAATGCAAACCCTTGGGAAAACCTGAAGTTTGATATTGAAGGAATTGATGAGGTAAGAAGAAAGTTCTTCGGAACCCTTTACAATACGTATTCATTCTTCTCTTTATATGCGAATGTTGATGGATTCAATTATTCAGAAAAAGAAGTGGAAAACCGTCCTGAAATTGACAGATGGATTCTTTCTGAGCTGAACTTACTGATCAAAGAAGTAAAGGCATTCTATGAAGATTACGAACCAACAAGAGTAGCCAGAGCCATCAGTACATTTGTAAATGATAACCTGAGTAACTGGTATGTAAGATTATGCAGAAGACGTTTCTGGAAAGGAGATTATTCTGATGATAAGATCTCTGCTTACCAGACTTTATATACTTGTCTTGAAGTTGTTGCTAAATTATCAGCGCCTATTGCTCCGTTCTTCATGGATCAGCTATATCAGGATCTGAATAAAGTAACAGGTAAAGAAAATTGTGAATCTGTACATTTAACAGACTTCCCTATTGCTGATGAAAGCTTAATCGATCAGGATCTGGTTGAAAAAACACACTTAGCTCAGAACATTACGAGTATGGTTTTCTCTTTAAGAAAGAAAGAAAACGTGAAAGTTCGTCAGCCGCTACAAAAAGTATTGGTTCCTGTATTGGATGCTAAAACAGAAGAACAGATTCTTGCTGTTGCGGATTTGATCAAGCAGGAGGTCAACGTGAAAGAATTACAGTTAATTAATGCTGAAGAAGCTTCTCACTTAATTGTAAAACAGATAAAACCAAACTTCAAAGCGCTAGGCCCTAAATTAGGAAAAGACATGAAGGTAGTAGGTGCAGAGATTACGAATCTTACCACAGAACAGATTGCTGCTCTTGAAAAAGAAGGAAAACTGGATGTTCAAGGCTATGAGATCACGCTTGACGACGTAGAAATCTCTACTAAAGATATCCCGGGATGGACCGTAACTTCCGATGGTAAAACAACTGTGGCATTAGATTTGACGTTAACCGATGAATTAAAATCTGAAGGTATTGCAAGAGAATTCATTAACAGAATTCAGAACTTGAGAAAAGAGAAAGATTTCGAACTTACAGACAGAATTAATATCTCCATTGAAGAGAACTCACCATTCCTTGAAGATATTAAGAAAAATGAGGAATATATTTCTTCTGAGGTCTTGTCAAATAAAATAGAAATTGTATCTTCACTTTCAAATTTTAACGAAATCGAAATAGATGAAGTTAATTTTAAGATAAATGTCGAAAAAAATTAA
- a CDS encoding TraR/DksA family transcriptional regulator — protein sequence MSDERVRYSDADLQEFRAIIKEKIEKAEKDLQLIRESFINDQNNGTDDTSPTFKAFEEGAETLSKEQNSILAGRQEKFVRDLKNALIRIENKTYGVCRVTGKLIPKERLLAVPHATLSIEAKNMQK from the coding sequence ATGTCAGACGAAAGAGTTAGATACAGCGATGCTGATTTACAGGAATTTAGAGCGATCATAAAAGAAAAAATAGAAAAGGCAGAGAAAGATCTTCAGCTTATCAGAGAAAGTTTCATCAATGACCAGAATAATGGGACGGACGATACTTCACCAACATTCAAAGCATTTGAAGAAGGTGCAGAGACTTTGAGCAAAGAGCAGAACTCTATTCTTGCAGGAAGACAGGAAAAATTCGTTCGTGATCTTAAGAATGCATTAATCAGAATCGAAAACAAGACTTACGGTGTTTGTAGAGTAACAGGAAAGTTAATTCCTAAGGAAAGACTTTTAGCCGTTCCTCATGCTACACTAAGCATTGAAGCGAAAAACATGCAGAAATAG
- a CDS encoding DUF6576 domain-containing protein, with protein MSEVLILVIIVAAVLAFFNREWIRSRFFPPKHTNYTIDDQFNSDKRDREKEIDRLLSKMGKNGVNDLSEKDRKRLDELSKM; from the coding sequence ATGAGCGAAGTATTAATATTGGTAATCATTGTGGCAGCAGTGCTGGCTTTTTTCAACAGAGAATGGATCAGAAGCAGATTCTTTCCTCCAAAGCACACAAACTACACTATTGATGACCAGTTTAATTCTGATAAACGTGACCGGGAGAAAGAAATAGACAGACTGTTGAGTAAGATGGGCAAAAACGGAGTCAACGATCTATCTGAAAAAGATAGAAAAAGGCTTGACGAGTTGTCCAAAATGTAA
- a CDS encoding DUF2683 family protein produces the protein MESIIVHPKNAMELTALKGVLKEMNIKFEKAHVKSSYNGQKVVKKASDNKNARPASKPSKPKGE, from the coding sequence ATGGAATCTATCATAGTACATCCAAAAAATGCAATGGAGCTTACTGCACTGAAAGGTGTTTTAAAAGAAATGAATATTAAATTTGAGAAAGCTCATGTGAAAAGTTCATATAACGGACAAAAAGTGGTTAAGAAAGCAAGCGATAATAAAAACGCAAGACCTGCTTCAAAACCTTCAAAACCTAAAGGAGAGTAA
- a CDS encoding lipoprotein signal peptidase: protein MKKILAITFLVLLIDQASKIYIKTHFELNESIPVIEGFFNKTFVENPGMAYGFHFGGIIGKYFLVILRIFLIGGMVYMFKKWIKEGASNYLLIPMAIIFAGAIGNLIDGMFYGMIFDSGTVYDASTDRWIGYGGVSKFVPFGQGYSTFMKGCVVDMLHFPVVDWYVPDSWPIIGGKHIEFFKYIFNVADSAITVGAAFLLIFRKKAFPNGLEF from the coding sequence ATGAAAAAGATCTTAGCTATCACTTTTTTGGTATTATTGATAGACCAGGCTTCAAAAATTTACATCAAAACCCATTTTGAACTGAATGAGAGTATTCCTGTTATAGAAGGTTTCTTCAATAAAACTTTTGTTGAAAACCCAGGAATGGCTTATGGATTTCATTTTGGCGGCATTATCGGAAAATATTTCCTTGTCATCCTAAGGATTTTCCTGATTGGAGGAATGGTTTACATGTTTAAAAAATGGATCAAAGAAGGTGCCTCCAACTACCTTTTAATTCCAATGGCAATCATCTTTGCAGGAGCTATCGGAAACCTTATTGATGGGATGTTCTATGGAATGATCTTCGATAGCGGAACGGTGTATGACGCCAGTACAGACCGATGGATTGGTTATGGTGGAGTTTCAAAATTTGTTCCTTTTGGACAGGGATACTCTACTTTTATGAAAGGCTGTGTAGTAGATATGCTTCACTTCCCGGTAGTAGACTGGTATGTTCCGGACAGCTGGCCTATCATTGGTGGAAAACATATTGAATTCTTTAAATATATTTTCAACGTTGCCGATTCAGCCATTACCGTAGGAGCTGCTTTCCTATTAATCTTCAGAAAAAAAGCTTTCCCAAACGGACTTGAATTCTAA